Within Bacillus sp. FJAT-45350, the genomic segment ATTGACATAAATTACATCATTTAAAGTAGTACTTATGAAAGGATGAGTTTTCAACTTATGTTTTTTAATGTACTCCCCAACCAGCTTATGATTAGTTGAAATACGAAAAGCACCCGCATCAAAATACAGGCCTTCAGAGAAAGGTTTACGAATTGTAAAGATTCGTCCCCCTACTCTTTCATCTGCTTATAAAGTTACATTATGTCCAGCCTCTTTTAACAAGGATGCTGCAACTAATCCAGATATTCCTGCACCTATAATGATTACTTTTTTTGGATACGATGTTTTTTCTAATCCATTACGAATCACCCTCGTCATATCCTCTAGCTTCAAATGCATACGCATTCTCCTCCTTCAATTAAGTCGTAACAAGATAACAAATTGTCTATCTTGATTATTTATATGAAAAGAAGAGCACTAATGAACAGTAAGATCCTGAACAATCAATAAACTAATCAAAAATCCCCCTTAGTTTTCTGATACATTTTCAGTACCGATTACTAAGGGGGATTTTAATTACGGTTAAACTCCATTGAAATTTCTATTCTATTGTAAATACTTTCGTTAATCTTGTTAGTTCAAATAATTCCTTAACGTCACCTTTTAGGTTTTTGATCGTAATGTCTCCACCGTTTTGAACCGCTTTTTTCTGTATTCCGATTAATACACCAAGACCTGAGCTATCGATATAGGTTACTGGCCCTAAATCAACAATAAAGTCTTTATGCCCCTTTTCTAAATAAGGCGCGAGCTTTTCTCTTAAAATTGTTGCACCTTCTACATAAACCTTCCCTGATAAGCGTACTTGAACAACTCCATTTACTACATTTATTTCTGGTAACATTCTCTTATCCCCTCTCTTACACTCTAAAGCTTTCGACTGTTTCTTTTAATTCTAATGCAAGGGCACTAGATTGTTCAGCACTAGCAGCTACCGTTTGCATTGAGGCACTCGATTGTTCTGTTGCCGCCGCTACTTCTTCTGCATTGGCAGCAGTGTTCTCAATAACACTTGCTAAACGATTTATTACTTCTATAATTCTTTCAGACGTTGCCACTTCTGAATCTGTCACTTCTTCTATTTCTTTGATTTCTTTTACAGTTTGATCGACAGCTGAGAGAATATTCTCTAATGCTTTTCCAGCACTTGTTACTGAAATAACACCTTCGTCTACTTCTAACCGGCTTTGCTGAGTCACTTCAACTGCATTTTTTGTGCTTTGTGACACTTTACTTACCAACTCTGCAACCTGGCTAGCACCACGATTTGATTGTTCAGCTAGCTTACGTACTTCATCAGCTACAACTGCGAAGCCTTTCCCTGCTTCACCAGCACGAGCTGCTTCAATTGCAGCATTTAAGGCTAGTAAGTTTGTTTGGTCAGCTAATTGTGTAATCGTATCGGTAATGACACCAATTTCCTTTGAGTATTTATCAAGAGTGGCAATCATGTCTTCTGTTTCTTGAGTTTTTAACTTAATTGATTCCATTCTAGCAATCGTATCATTCACAGTTGCAGTACCTTCATTTGCAGCAGATAAGGTAACTCTCGAGCTATCTGTAGCAGAATTCGCCTTTTGCTTTGCAATTTGAATTAAAGATGATAATTCAAGTAAAACAGTTGTAGCATCAAGTGTTGATTGATTTCCTTCCTCTGCATCAGCTGCAACCTGTTGCGTATTTGTTGAGATTTCATCAATTCCAGCTGTTACTTGTTCACTTGATGCAGCTAGCTCCTGAGAAGTTGCTGCCATATCGTCTGACGCTCTTTGGACCGTTGTAACAATTTTACGAAGGTTAACCGTCATATGATTGAACGTACTTGCTAACTCACCAATTTCGTCTTTGTTTTTAACGATTATATCTTCTCCTGTTAAATCCCCATTAGCCACTCTATTTGCCTTATCAACTACCTTTTGAATTGGCATTGTAATGTTTCTTCCTGAAATAACCCCAATTGCGATAGATAAAATAATCGCAACCACAATAAAGATAATTAAGATGATAAGTGCATTATCGTAGGCTTTTTGATTCTTACTCATAATATCTTCTGCCACAGATAGATTAACAGTCATTAAACTTTCAAGATTTTCTGAGGCTGCTGTAAATGGAACTCCACCAGCTGCAAGACCTGCACTAGCACCCTCAAAATTCCCACTTCTAACTAGAGCTATATTACTTCTTACAATGTCACTAAACGCATTCCAATTTTCTGTAAATTCTTCAAAAACAACTCGTTCATTTGGATACATATGTTGTTCATCATAATGTTTAATATATTCTTGAATTTGTTCTAAATTGCTTTCAGCCCTATCAACAAAGGATTCATCTTCTCTTAATACAGAAGAAACCATATTTACCCTTGTATTTTCTGCTAGCCTACCAATATTGGCTACATCTCCCATTGATAGAAGTCGTTCTTCATACATTGTTTCACCGTTTTTATTCGTTTGGCCTATTGCGATGATTGCATAGACTCCTAGCCCAATTAGTAGCGCTACTATTACTAAATAAGATAGGATTAACTTAGCTGTAATCTTCATTATTAACTCTCCTTGTTTTCTTATATCTTACCTTCTTTAACTAGCTTCCTTTACTAGCATCACTTCAGTTCCTTGGCGATTAAATATCATATAATCGGCAGCAGCATCCATAATCAGAAGACCTCTACCACTTTCATCATAGAGCTTTTCATCAAAAAGATTTTCTTCAGACTTTCTTAGTTTTTGTAATTGCTCATTGCCTGGAAACCCTTTACCGGCATGCATGACCCTAACGATACATTTTGAGTTTATGTTTCTTATTTTTAAAGTAATTGGACTGACTTCTTCATTAGCATTTCCGTGTTTTATCGCATTGTTTATTGCTTCATTTACGGCGACTTCCATTAGAAAATGATTATCTGGTAAAGACTTTTTTATAAATTCAGCTAATGACTCACGAATTTTTTGATATCCCACAAGACCTGAAAATTGTACTTCAAAATGCTCCAATGTTCCGCCCTCCTTTTTTAGAATCTATTTAATCTCAATACATACTGCTGAACAATCATCATGACAACTTTCCAAATGCGTTAGTTCATATAAGCCCTTAATAGATTCTTTCATTGTCGGTCGCTTAACAAGAAAGTCTTTAGGCAGAATATCTAGTAAACCATCACTTAAAAAGAGGAAATAATCTCCTTTATTAATAGGTACAGTTTGTTGCTCAAACGATACTTCACTCAAAATCCCTAGGAATGTACCCTTTACTTTATGAACTTGACCACCATTATTTGTTTTTGATCCAAAGTAATTAATACCTGCAGCTGTATAAGTCAATGACATTGACTTAAAGTCAATTTCGAAAAAAATTGCAGCAACAAATGAATCATCACTAAAATATTTTAGCGATTCCTTATTTAACCATTCAATCTGTTTATTCAAAGGTACATTCATAGCAGTCATTTGATGAAACAATACCCGTACAGCAGAGGATTGAATTGCTGTTGATAAACCGTGACCCATAAAATCCATCACAAAGCCCGTAAGCTTTTGCTCGTGTCTATTAAACAAGTAATCGTAGAAATCACCGCTCACATATCGTTTCGGTCGATATATAGTCTTAATTTCAAACTGATCCTCTGTAAGCTCGGATGGAAGTAAGTTCTTTTGAATTTCACCTGTCAAAATGACATCCTTTTTTAGCTCTTCTTCCTCAGTGATGTCTACAAAGACACCAATAAAGTTCATGATCTTTCCTTTATTATCTTTAATAATATTAATTGTTAAGTGCTGACAATAAATTTCTCCGTTTTTTCTCCGATTCCAAATTTCACCTTGCCAGCTTTCTTCACTTCGTATTGCTTGCCACATTTTTATATAAAAATCTCGTTCATGAATTCCTGAGCTTAAAATATTTGGCTTTTCCCCAATTACTTCTTCCGGTACATATCCAGTCACTTTTGTAAAAGCCTCATTTATCGATAAAATCTTCCCACGTTCATTAGTGATTACAATTCCATCTCTAACATTTTGATAAGCTTTATCAGCAAGTAGTAAATCTCGCTCTGCTTGTTTTTGTTTCGTAATTTCCCGACCGATAATAAGCAAACCCTTTCGCGACTTTCCAGTTCCATACATTGGTATTTTCTTTATTTGATAAACATGTTCCTTATGATCGCTATCACAAATTGCTATCTCAAATTGAATCGTCTTTCCTTCATTCCAAGCTCGTTTATCTGATTCCTCACAGGTTAGAAGCATTTCATTCGTAAAACTTTTACTAATAGAAGCAATCTCTAAAGAGCACTTCCCCTTATAGTCATCTTCATTCAACTGGAATAATTCAAGACCTGACTTATTTACTTTTACCCAGCGCCCTTCACCATCTTTATGGATCAAAACGTAAGGGATAGTATGAAATAGTGTTGTTACATTCACTTCGGCAGTTTCCAAATTTCTTCAACCTCCCTCTATAAATATTGATATATCAACGGTTTGACCCGTTTGTGAGGTGTCAAAAAAATATTTTTCGACACGGCCTCTAACAGTAATTTAAAATTATGTGAAACTATTCCAATCTATGGGTGCGCTACGCGGTCACTACTGGATATTAATGTAAGTAGCGTTGAAGAAATATACGATGCACCATGGATCTCTGCGTAGCTTATGATGACGTACCCTCCCATGTCTCTGGGCATCTGTGTGCCTACATTCCTTCGTTCGGTCTAGTCATAAGGCAGAGGCTAGCGAAGCTCCTTTAGGGACTCTAGGTCGAATGGTGAAAATAGTGCCAGCTTCTCCGTGTCATCCAATTGTCTAGTTCATTCAAGGAGATGCAGACTACATAGCCTCTTCGAGACTAGGTACATCCCTCATCATTCTTTGTGCATCGAATGCTTTATGCTTCGTACTGATTCCATGTAATACTTTTAATAGTTTTCCGCAAAGGACCACAATTGATTGTTTCTTTCGTAACGGGTTGACTGTGCGATTTGTGTAATATTCATGTAGTTTACGAAAGGCTTCGTTATGACGGATCATTGGCATCATCACTCGAAACAGGAGGGCGCGTAGCTTCCTTCTGCCTCGTTTAGAGATACGTTTTTGACCTTTGTGCTGCCCAGACGAATTTTCACGCAATGTGAGTCCCGCGAGTTTGATAAGTTGGCGTGGATCCTCATAATGTGAAAAGCTGCCGATTTCAGCTAATAGATCAACGATGGTAGTGTCTCCGAGTCCATTAACTGTTGAAAGCCATTCATATTCTACAGACGTTTTGACGAGCTCAACTAAGCTTTGGGTGATGCTTTCAATTTCTTGTTCTAATTGGTGATAACGTTGAACGAGTGTGGCAATTTCAAAACGGGCCATCTTACGTCCTTCTGTTACTCCAATCGAGTGAGCTGCGACTTCAATGAGACGCACAGCTTTGGGCTTCTGAGGAGATTTCATCCCCTCTACTTGACGATACATCACAAGTAATTCATCAGGTTGTTTTTGGTAGAGATCACTTGGGAATGGCGTACATTCGAGTACGGCCAAAGCCATCTTTCCGAAAGAGGGAAAGACTTGAGTGAATTCAGGAAAATAGCGGTCCAACCAGCGAATCATCATGTTTTTAACGGCTCCCAGTTCCTCCGTCAACTTACTTCTAAACGTTGATCCGACGCGAAGTTCAGCTTCGACATCTTTTAGAATACGAGGATAACTAAAACGTCCGTCTTTTAATAGTCGAGCAATCACTAGCGCGTCTTTACGATCATGCTTTGTAGGCAGATTGTCATCTAACTCCTTTGAACGCTTAACGTGCATTGGATTGGTCATGACAAGCGGAATGCCTCGTTCCTCAAGAAAGTAGGCTAAGTTTAACCAATAATGGCCAGTTGGTTCAATTCCTACTAGAACTTCTGTTTTTCCATGCTCTCTTAATGCTTTGAGAATTCGATCATAAAATGACTCAAACCCTTGATGTGACTGTGTAATAGAGAATGATTTCTGGAGTATCCGTCCACGGTCGTCAACAAAGCAGGAGAAATGTGTACGCTTTGCGATGTCGATTCCGACAACGAGGGTTTCTTCAGTGACTTGATTTATTTTCTGATTTTGTTTAAAATCCATTGTGGAGTCCTCCTTGGTTACTAAATTAGGGGTCAATTCGTCCAGATTTGACACCCCGTATCATACCAAGAGGGCTCTTTTTTGTTCAAGTCCCCGAAAAACCTTCTAACAGGAATGCTCCTTTCTAGTAAACATTTATTTATGTGCTATTAACATTCATTTATATGTATAGTTCAATTATAAATATTTCCAACTATTACACTGTGATTTTTATCACTTTTTGGTCTTCATTAGCAAAAAAAGTTCTAACAAATTATAGTCAATAGTTCCTAGTTTTTATTAAACTACAAAAGAATTATACACATTGTACAGTGAAAATCATATAAAATTCCGAAAGTCTAATTTCAGTCTAAAAACTGATATATTTTAATATTCAAAGTAAAAACTTCCTATTTTCATCAAATTTTCGTCAAATACTTACCAAAGATGGAAGAATATTATTAGAACTACTTTTCAGTTAAATTATCCAATGTTATGATAGACACATGTAAAATAAGGTAAGAGGTGTAAAAATGATAGGACAAAAGCACTTCAAAAAAATAGTCGATCACATTCCAACAAGTTGTGCTTTACTACAAATGATTTATAGCGATAAAAATGAAATATGTGATTACCAATTTTTATACACAAATCAAATGTTTTTGAAACATTTTTCACTAACAGAAGATGAAGTTAGCGGAAAATCTATCTCAGAATGTTTAAGTGATATAAATATAGACACAGCTTTTGGCCCTTGCGTAACGGACAATACAGAATGTACTTACCAAGTTATAATTGACCAACGACCATTTCAGCTAAAATCTATCTTACTAGAAAAGGATATTATAGTTACATATTTTCATTTAGAAGAAGTTAAAAATAATCAGCTTAATCTCACACCTGAGACGATTAGTAAAATGCAAACATTTCTAGACCTTATTCCA encodes:
- a CDS encoding NAD(P)-binding protein; the protein is MHLKLEDMTRVIRNGLEKTSYPKKVIIIGAGISGLVAASLLKEAGHNVTL
- a CDS encoding IS110 family transposase, with product MDFKQNQKINQVTEETLVVGIDIAKRTHFSCFVDDRGRILQKSFSITQSHQGFESFYDRILKALREHGKTEVLVGIEPTGHYWLNLAYFLEERGIPLVMTNPMHVKRSKELDDNLPTKHDRKDALVIARLLKDGRFSYPRILKDVEAELRVGSTFRSKLTEELGAVKNMMIRWLDRYFPEFTQVFPSFGKMALAVLECTPFPSDLYQKQPDELLVMYRQVEGMKSPQKPKAVRLIEVAAHSIGVTEGRKMARFEIATLVQRYHQLEQEIESITQSLVELVKTSVEYEWLSTVNGLGDTTIVDLLAEIGSFSHYEDPRQLIKLAGLTLRENSSGQHKGQKRISKRGRRKLRALLFRVMMPMIRHNEAFRKLHEYYTNRTVNPLRKKQSIVVLCGKLLKVLHGISTKHKAFDAQRMMRDVPSLEEAM
- a CDS encoding methyl-accepting chemotaxis protein, which encodes MTVNLRKIVTTVQRASDDMAATSQELAASSEQVTAGIDEISTNTQQVAADAEEGNQSTLDATTVLLELSSLIQIAKQKANSATDSSRVTLSAANEGTATVNDTIARMESIKLKTQETEDMIATLDKYSKEIGVITDTITQLADQTNLLALNAAIEAARAGEAGKGFAVVADEVRKLAEQSNRGASQVAELVSKVSQSTKNAVEVTQQSRLEVDEGVISVTSAGKALENILSAVDQTVKEIKEIEEVTDSEVATSERIIEVINRLASVIENTAANAEEVAAATEQSSASMQTVAASAEQSSALALELKETVESFRV
- a CDS encoding PAS domain-containing protein; the encoded protein is METAEVNVTTLFHTIPYVLIHKDGEGRWVKVNKSGLELFQLNEDDYKGKCSLEIASISKSFTNEMLLTCEESDKRAWNEGKTIQFEIAICDSDHKEHVYQIKKIPMYGTGKSRKGLLIIGREITKQKQAERDLLLADKAYQNVRDGIVITNERGKILSINEAFTKVTGYVPEEVIGEKPNILSSGIHERDFYIKMWQAIRSEESWQGEIWNRRKNGEIYCQHLTINIIKDNKGKIMNFIGVFVDITEEEELKKDVILTGEIQKNLLPSELTEDQFEIKTIYRPKRYVSGDFYDYLFNRHEQKLTGFVMDFMGHGLSTAIQSSAVRVLFHQMTAMNVPLNKQIEWLNKESLKYFSDDSFVAAIFFEIDFKSMSLTYTAAGINYFGSKTNNGGQVHKVKGTFLGILSEVSFEQQTVPINKGDYFLFLSDGLLDILPKDFLVKRPTMKESIKGLYELTHLESCHDDCSAVCIEIK
- a CDS encoding STAS domain-containing protein, whose translation is MLPEINVVNGVVQVRLSGKVYVEGATILREKLAPYLEKGHKDFIVDLGPVTYIDSSGLGVLIGIQKKAVQNGGDITIKNLKGDVKELFELTRLTKVFTIE
- a CDS encoding ATP-binding protein, translated to MEHFEVQFSGLVGYQKIRESLAEFIKKSLPDNHFLMEVAVNEAINNAIKHGNANEEVSPITLKIRNINSKCIVRVMHAGKGFPGNEQLQKLRKSEENLFDEKLYDESGRGLLIMDAAADYMIFNRQGTEVMLVKEAS